One Cupriavidus basilensis genomic window carries:
- the glgB gene encoding 1,4-alpha-glucan branching protein GlgB produces the protein MPRAASPLSLAIPDLEALLAGRHVDPFAVLGPHPSCDHTVVRACLPGALSAWLAAADGTRLAELERLHPGGIFAGTLAGTAGARDYRIGMRWPDGSEQLSADPYAFGILLGDLDLHLIAEGRHFELGSCLGAQVQTLEGIDGVRFAVWAPNARRVSVIGDFNGWNPVRHPMRLRHGAGIWELFIPGAMGAAPDCRYKFDLLGALGEPLPDKADPVALATEAPPATASVVARPGTSAPPYSWTDQAWMRRRASTDARAAPLSIYEMHVTSWLAEINDPMHGWARLADRLIPYVRELGFTHIELLPVMEHPFGGSWGYQPLSLFAPTARLGPPQAFAAFVDRCHAAGIGVILDWVPAHFPTDPHGLAEFDGTALYEYQDPREGFHQDWNTLIYNLGRNEVRGFMLASALHWLEHYHIDGLRVDAVASMLYRDYSRQPGQWLPNRFGGRENLEAVAFLRELNTVVRERCRGAMTIAEESTSWPGVTAPVENGGLGFTFKWNMGWMHDTLRYLSRDSVHRAWHHQDLTFGTVYAWSEAFVLPISHDEMVHGKGSMIGKTLGDNWQRFANLRAYYGFMWTHPGKKLLYMGAEFAQWREWNHDTELDWWLLEQPEHRGMLTLVRDLNRLHSALPALHALDHRPEGFSWVVGDDSRNSVFAYLRRAAPGSRDVVLAVVNMTPVVRPGYRLGVPFAGRWQECINTDAACYGGSNVGNGGEVQATATPSHGLPACATLTIPPLATLVLRLVPEGA, from the coding sequence ATGCCCCGCGCAGCCTCGCCTCTGTCCCTGGCGATTCCCGACCTGGAGGCCCTGCTGGCGGGGCGCCATGTCGATCCCTTTGCCGTGCTCGGGCCCCATCCTTCGTGTGACCATACCGTGGTACGTGCCTGCCTGCCGGGCGCGCTGTCGGCGTGGCTGGCCGCCGCCGATGGCACGCGCCTGGCCGAACTGGAGCGGCTTCATCCCGGGGGCATCTTCGCCGGGACCCTGGCCGGCACCGCTGGCGCGCGCGACTACCGGATCGGGATGCGCTGGCCTGATGGCAGCGAGCAACTCAGTGCCGATCCATACGCCTTTGGCATCTTGTTGGGCGACCTCGACCTGCACCTGATCGCCGAGGGCCGCCACTTCGAGCTTGGCAGTTGCCTGGGGGCGCAGGTGCAGACCCTGGAAGGCATCGATGGCGTACGCTTTGCCGTATGGGCGCCCAATGCCCGGCGCGTCTCAGTGATCGGTGATTTCAACGGCTGGAATCCCGTGCGCCACCCGATGCGACTGCGCCACGGCGCGGGCATCTGGGAGCTGTTCATTCCCGGGGCAATGGGCGCGGCGCCGGACTGCCGCTACAAGTTCGACCTGCTCGGTGCGCTCGGCGAGCCGTTGCCCGACAAGGCCGATCCGGTGGCGCTGGCCACAGAAGCTCCGCCGGCCACCGCCTCGGTGGTAGCGCGGCCGGGCACGTCGGCGCCGCCGTATAGCTGGACCGACCAGGCCTGGATGCGCCGGCGCGCCAGCACCGATGCGCGCGCCGCGCCCCTGTCTATCTACGAGATGCACGTCACCTCGTGGCTGGCCGAGATTAACGATCCCATGCATGGCTGGGCACGGCTCGCGGATCGGTTGATCCCGTATGTGCGCGAACTGGGCTTCACCCATATCGAACTGCTGCCCGTGATGGAGCATCCCTTCGGCGGCTCCTGGGGTTACCAGCCGCTGTCGCTGTTCGCGCCCACCGCGCGGCTGGGCCCGCCGCAGGCGTTTGCCGCCTTCGTCGACCGCTGCCACGCCGCCGGCATCGGCGTGATCCTGGACTGGGTGCCGGCGCACTTCCCCACCGATCCGCACGGGCTGGCCGAGTTCGACGGCACCGCACTTTACGAGTACCAGGACCCGCGCGAGGGCTTCCACCAGGACTGGAACACGCTGATCTACAACCTGGGCCGCAATGAAGTGCGCGGCTTCATGCTGGCCAGCGCCCTGCACTGGCTGGAGCACTACCATATCGACGGACTGCGTGTGGATGCGGTGGCGTCGATGCTCTACCGCGACTACAGCCGCCAGCCTGGCCAGTGGCTGCCCAACCGCTTCGGCGGGCGCGAGAACCTGGAAGCCGTGGCCTTCCTGCGCGAACTCAATACCGTGGTGCGCGAGCGTTGCCGGGGCGCCATGACCATTGCAGAAGAATCCACCTCCTGGCCCGGCGTGACCGCGCCGGTAGAGAACGGCGGCTTGGGATTCACCTTCAAGTGGAACATGGGGTGGATGCACGACACGCTGCGCTATCTCTCCCGTGATTCCGTGCACCGCGCCTGGCACCATCAGGACCTGACCTTCGGCACGGTCTATGCTTGGTCCGAGGCGTTCGTGCTGCCAATCTCCCATGACGAAATGGTGCATGGCAAGGGCTCGATGATCGGCAAGACGCTTGGCGACAACTGGCAGCGCTTTGCGAACCTGCGCGCCTACTACGGCTTCATGTGGACGCACCCCGGCAAGAAGCTGCTCTACATGGGTGCCGAGTTCGCCCAATGGCGCGAGTGGAACCATGACACCGAATTGGACTGGTGGCTGCTAGAGCAGCCCGAGCACCGCGGCATGCTGACGCTAGTGCGCGATCTGAACCGCCTGCACAGCGCCCTGCCTGCGCTGCATGCGCTCGATCATCGACCAGAGGGCTTTAGCTGGGTGGTCGGCGACGACAGCCGCAACAGCGTCTTCGCCTATCTGCGCCGCGCCGCTCCCGGCAGCCGCGACGTGGTGCTGGCGGTGGTCAACATGACCCCGGTGGTGCGCCCGGGCTACCGCTTGGGAGTGCCGTTCGCGGGCCGCTGGCAGGAATGCATCAACACCGACGCCGCCTGCTATGGCGGCAGCAATGTGGGCAATGGTGGCGAAGTCCAAGCCACCGCCACGCCGTCGCACGGCCTGCCCGCTTGCGCCACGCTCACGATCCCGCCGCTGGCCACGCTAGTCCTGCGGCTCGTACCCGAAGGAGCCTGA
- a CDS encoding putative maltokinase — protein MKRLTDPGHAALLHADPLWYKDAVIYQLHIKSFYDGNGDGVGDFAGLSAKLDYLVNLGVDTIWLLPFYPSPRRDDGYDIADYRNVHPDYGTLGEARRFIAAAHARGLRVITELVINHTSDQHPWFQRARRAKPGSAARNYYVWSDTDQTYAGTRIIFCDTEKSNWSWDPVAGAYFWHRFYSHQPDLNFDNPQVLREVMSVMRYWLDIGVDGLRLDAVPYLVEREGTSNENLPETHTVIKRIRAYLDAEYSGRLLLAEANMWPEDAQQYFGGQATTATSTAPLSRALTGQPHASVPAMNNAGELSNEGTTILGDECHMSFHFPLMPRMYMAIAREDRFPITDIMRQTPEIPPNCQWAIFLRNHDELTLEMVTSAERDYLWEVYASDRRARINLGIRRRLAPLMERDRRRIELMNSLLFSMPGTPVIYYGDEIGMGDNIHLGDRDGVRTPMQWSPDRNGGFSHADPERLVLPPLQGPLYGYEAVNVEAQARDPHSLLNWMRRMLALRRQHRAFGRGTLRFLFPGNRKILAYLREFEGEHILCVANLARAPQAVELDLSAFAGRVPVEMIGATPFPAIGQLTYLLTLPPYGFYWFVLSEEAHPPSWHVDAPEQMPDQITLVMHNTAQAELTEASRRTLAHEVLPHYIGRRRWYGAKGERIGSVDIAYAIPFGRGTAGEETYLCEMELTLDSRAECYQLPVGLLWDREDSGEGASQLAHSLSMARVRKGSRVGLVTDGFAVECFAREVVRAMRAGAELGSPRGPIRFRGEPGLAGLALDMDEIQWMSAEQSNSSLSYDNSAVLKLVRRIAAGIHPEAEMTRYLTAQGFRNSAPLLGEVTRTGADGLPRTLMLLQGYILNQGDAWGWTLDYLGRAIDDALPSDNSEEEFAEALKGYSTVACTLGQRLAELHTVLAQPSGDSAFAPEAAGQAQAQHWADEALAELEGAMSLLTTRAGELARRARNDRFAADIDTLLAAREHLPRLVARLAAAAPGSLQTRIHGDFHLGQVLIAQNDTYLVDFEGEPGLPLDWRRRKTSPLRDVAGLLRSFDYAAATVGTDRHERTHATLPPALTQRREALLDSFRDAACSAFLAGYRQVAEGAAQPWAPAEKMDALLDLFLLERAAYEVGYEAANRVAWIDLPVNGLARLIRKLTGPGENGNEQS, from the coding sequence ATGAAACGCCTGACCGATCCGGGCCATGCCGCCCTCCTCCACGCTGACCCGCTCTGGTACAAGGACGCGGTCATCTACCAGTTGCATATCAAGTCCTTCTATGATGGCAACGGCGATGGCGTGGGCGACTTTGCCGGCTTGTCTGCGAAGCTCGACTACCTTGTCAACCTGGGCGTCGACACCATCTGGCTGCTGCCGTTCTATCCCTCGCCGCGCCGCGATGACGGCTACGACATCGCGGACTACCGCAATGTCCACCCTGATTACGGCACGTTGGGTGAGGCGCGCCGCTTTATCGCGGCGGCACACGCGCGCGGCCTGCGCGTGATCACCGAACTGGTGATCAACCACACCTCGGACCAACACCCCTGGTTTCAGCGTGCGCGCCGCGCCAAACCGGGCTCGGCGGCGCGCAACTACTATGTGTGGTCCGACACCGACCAGACCTATGCCGGCACACGGATCATCTTTTGCGACACTGAGAAGTCCAACTGGAGCTGGGACCCGGTGGCCGGCGCATATTTTTGGCACCGCTTCTATTCGCATCAACCGGACCTGAATTTCGACAATCCGCAGGTGTTGCGCGAGGTCATGTCGGTGATGCGCTACTGGCTCGATATCGGCGTCGACGGCCTGCGGCTCGATGCCGTACCCTACCTGGTCGAGCGCGAAGGCACCAGCAACGAGAACCTGCCAGAGACTCACACTGTCATCAAACGAATCCGCGCGTACCTGGACGCCGAATACAGCGGCCGCCTGCTACTGGCCGAGGCCAATATGTGGCCCGAGGACGCCCAGCAGTATTTCGGCGGCCAAGCCACAACAGCCACGTCCACGGCGCCACTCTCGCGTGCACTGACGGGCCAGCCGCACGCCAGCGTTCCCGCCATGAACAACGCCGGCGAACTGAGCAACGAGGGAACCACGATACTGGGCGACGAATGCCATATGTCGTTCCACTTCCCGCTGATGCCCCGCATGTACATGGCCATTGCACGGGAGGATCGCTTTCCCATCACAGACATCATGCGGCAGACGCCGGAGATCCCGCCCAACTGCCAGTGGGCGATCTTCCTGCGCAACCATGACGAACTGACTCTGGAAATGGTCACCAGCGCCGAGCGCGATTACCTGTGGGAGGTCTACGCTTCCGATCGCCGCGCCCGTATCAACCTCGGTATCCGGCGCCGGCTGGCTCCGTTGATGGAGCGCGACCGCCGCCGCATCGAACTGATGAACAGCCTGCTTTTTTCGATGCCTGGCACGCCCGTGATCTATTACGGCGACGAGATTGGCATGGGCGACAACATCCACCTGGGCGACCGCGACGGCGTGCGCACGCCCATGCAATGGTCGCCCGACCGGAACGGCGGCTTCTCCCACGCCGATCCGGAGCGCCTGGTGCTGCCTCCGTTGCAAGGGCCGCTGTACGGCTATGAAGCCGTCAACGTGGAAGCCCAGGCCCGCGATCCGCATTCGCTGCTCAACTGGATGCGCCGCATGCTGGCTCTGCGCCGCCAGCACCGCGCCTTCGGGCGCGGCACGCTGCGTTTCCTGTTTCCGGGCAATCGCAAGATCCTGGCCTACTTACGCGAGTTCGAAGGCGAACACATCCTGTGCGTGGCCAACCTGGCGCGGGCGCCGCAGGCCGTGGAACTCGACCTCTCCGCCTTCGCCGGCCGCGTGCCGGTGGAAATGATAGGAGCCACGCCCTTCCCCGCGATCGGCCAACTCACCTATCTGCTGACGCTGCCGCCCTACGGGTTTTACTGGTTCGTGCTGAGCGAAGAAGCCCATCCGCCTTCCTGGCACGTCGATGCTCCCGAGCAAATGCCCGATCAAATCACGCTGGTGATGCACAACACCGCTCAGGCGGAGCTGACCGAAGCTTCACGCCGTACGCTGGCCCATGAGGTCCTGCCGCATTACATCGGGCGGCGCCGCTGGTATGGCGCCAAGGGCGAGCGCATCGGCAGCGTCGACATAGCCTACGCCATTCCGTTTGGCCGCGGCACGGCCGGCGAGGAAACCTACCTGTGCGAAATGGAACTGACTCTGGACAGCCGTGCCGAGTGCTACCAGTTGCCGGTGGGGCTGCTGTGGGACCGCGAAGACAGCGGCGAAGGAGCCTCGCAACTGGCGCATTCGCTATCCATGGCGCGCGTGCGCAAGGGCAGCCGGGTGGGGCTGGTAACCGATGGCTTTGCCGTAGAGTGCTTTGCCCGTGAGGTGGTGCGCGCAATGCGCGCCGGGGCAGAGCTGGGCAGTCCGCGAGGTCCGATCCGTTTCCGTGGGGAACCCGGCCTGGCCGGCCTGGCGCTGGATATGGACGAGATCCAGTGGATGTCGGCCGAGCAATCCAACAGCTCGCTGTCCTATGACAACTCGGCGGTGCTCAAGCTGGTGCGCCGCATCGCCGCTGGCATCCACCCCGAGGCCGAGATGACACGCTACCTGACGGCCCAGGGCTTCCGCAACTCGGCGCCGCTGCTGGGCGAGGTGACGCGTACCGGCGCCGACGGCCTGCCGCGCACATTGATGCTGCTGCAGGGCTACATCCTCAACCAGGGCGATGCCTGGGGCTGGACCCTGGACTATCTCGGCCGGGCCATTGACGACGCGCTGCCGTCGGACAATAGCGAGGAAGAGTTCGCCGAAGCCTTGAAGGGATATTCCACGGTCGCCTGCACGCTGGGCCAGCGCTTGGCGGAATTGCACACGGTGCTGGCACAGCCGTCCGGCGATTCCGCCTTTGCGCCGGAAGCGGCCGGCCAGGCGCAGGCGCAGCACTGGGCCGACGAAGCCTTGGCCGAGCTCGAGGGCGCCATGTCCCTGCTGACAACGCGCGCCGGCGAACTTGCCCGCCGGGCCCGCAACGACCGCTTCGCCGCCGATATCGACACCTTGCTAGCGGCACGCGAGCATTTGCCCCGACTGGTGGCCAGGCTTGCCGCGGCGGCGCCCGGCAGCCTGCAGACGCGCATTCACGGCGACTTCCATCTGGGGCAGGTGCTAATCGCACAGAACGATACCTACCTCGTCGACTTCGAAGGCGAACCGGGCCTGCCACTGGACTGGCGCCGGCGCAAGACCTCGCCGCTACGAGACGTCGCGGGCCTTCTGCGCTCGTTTGACTACGCTGCCGCCACGGTCGGCACGGACCGGCACGAGCGCACCCACGCCACGCTGCCGCCGGCGCTCACCCAGCGCCGTGAGGCGCTGCTCGACAGTTTCCGCGACGCCGCCTGCAGCGCCTTCCTTGCCGGCTATCGCCAGGTGGCCGAGGGCGCCGCCCAGCCGTGGGCGCCGGCGGAGAAAATGGATGCCTTGCTCGATCTCTTCCTGCTCGAGCGGGCCGCCTACGAGGTGGGCTACGAGGCCGCCAACCGCGTGGCGTGGATTGACCTGCCGGTCAACGGACTGGCGCGGCTGATCCGCAAACTCACCGGCCCTGGGGAGAACGGCAATGAACAAAGCTGA
- a CDS encoding alpha-1,4-glucan--maltose-1-phosphate maltosyltransferase, whose protein sequence is MRICQIDLTLTQPDGAPSNDALARAAALGFDHVLLAGWPVLHPQAEALAQAVAACSAHGLSCLLELALDRYPDGSANLEPCWREPAGLGADPRDTDNHLPGVRLRWHDSHCAAALVPWWSERLRTPVAAGIAGFVCRAPARVPGRHWAVLIASARRAAPGRSLAFLAWAPGLAPAQLEDLTPCGFDGAFCSLPWWDYRSAWLTDEIARLRPFGAVLAAPALNAAGTDALVARRALWAAAAIGDGLMVPAGFETGGDGEAAPPYDLSHELIHANAWLAARGCAPVRSLRRVSGGSTPLTVLARTGGTVGEDPTALAIVINPDTQEAATLGADRILAALPQGAGALLPAEGGPGGADPADAILDAMATIALAPAGIQLYHPVPNAAQTTPARRNGKRIAAAVRATLEKSVAAALNAPRIAIENVTPACEGGRFAVRRVLGERVEVEADIWMDGHDKLAAVLLWRGPGEQDWQQSALEPGVNDRWSGSFPLRGLGRHEFTLEAWRDTFASWCDEVGKKKQAGVDVTLEIEEGARLVAVAADTASSDNAEMHAIATDLEALRDNPGGDARRLELLLSPRTRAAMQAADPRAFATRHPVVLPVEADRLTARFASWYELFPRSQSGDPGRHGTFDDVIARLPAIRAMGFDVLYFPPIHPIGRTHRKGRNNSLRAQAGDPGSPYAIGAAEGGHDAIHAELGTFDDFRRLREAAAAEGLELALDFAIQCSPDHPWLREHPEWFAYRPDGSLRYAENPPKKYEDIVNVDFYCKPPAAAALWLALRDVVVFWAEQGVRIFRVDNPHTKPLPFWEWMIEDVRSRFPDALFLAEAFTRPKMMGRLAKLGFNQSYTYFTWRNHKRELTEYMTELTQGPLREFFRPHFFVNTPDINPYFLHDSGRPGFLIRAALATLLSGLWGMYSGFELCEGTPMLKDGVPKEEYLDSEKYQLRVRDWQQPGNIVAEISRLNAIRASHPALQNHLGLRFYHASDDAVLYFARFVPRITGPAGSAERATSFGDDVLLAAISLDPRAARESAIELPLWEWGLPDHGALDVEDLMHGRCFTWQGKNQHIRLDPYSLPFALWHVRPLRERRA, encoded by the coding sequence GTGCGAATCTGCCAAATAGACCTGACACTCACCCAGCCTGACGGCGCCCCCAGCAACGATGCGCTGGCCCGCGCGGCGGCACTTGGCTTCGATCATGTCCTGCTAGCGGGCTGGCCGGTCCTGCATCCGCAAGCGGAGGCCCTGGCTCAGGCCGTGGCCGCCTGCAGCGCGCATGGCTTGTCGTGCCTGCTGGAGCTTGCACTTGACCGCTACCCTGACGGCAGCGCGAATCTGGAGCCGTGCTGGCGCGAACCCGCAGGCCTGGGTGCTGACCCGCGCGACACGGATAACCACCTACCGGGTGTGCGCCTGCGGTGGCACGATTCGCATTGCGCCGCCGCACTGGTGCCATGGTGGAGCGAGCGCCTGCGCACGCCAGTCGCGGCTGGCATTGCCGGCTTCGTCTGCCGTGCGCCGGCACGCGTGCCGGGGCGGCACTGGGCGGTACTGATAGCTAGCGCCCGCCGCGCCGCGCCTGGCCGTAGCCTGGCTTTCCTGGCCTGGGCCCCGGGGCTCGCGCCAGCGCAACTCGAGGACCTTACGCCCTGTGGCTTCGACGGTGCCTTCTGCTCGCTACCGTGGTGGGATTACCGCAGCGCCTGGCTTACCGATGAAATTGCACGCCTGCGGCCCTTCGGCGCCGTGCTCGCTGCACCGGCGCTGAATGCAGCCGGCACCGACGCGCTGGTGGCGCGGCGCGCTCTGTGGGCCGCCGCCGCGATTGGCGACGGTTTGATGGTGCCCGCCGGATTCGAGACCGGCGGCGACGGCGAAGCCGCGCCGCCCTACGATCTCTCCCACGAACTGATCCACGCCAATGCTTGGCTGGCGGCGCGTGGCTGTGCCCCGGTGCGCAGCCTTCGGCGGGTGAGCGGCGGCAGCACACCATTGACTGTGCTGGCGCGCACAGGCGGCACCGTGGGCGAGGACCCCACGGCGCTAGCCATTGTGATCAACCCCGATACTCAGGAGGCGGCCACGCTCGGTGCCGACCGCATCCTTGCCGCGCTGCCCCAGGGCGCGGGCGCGCTGCTGCCGGCCGAGGGAGGCCCCGGTGGGGCGGACCCTGCAGATGCAATACTCGACGCGATGGCGACCATCGCGCTGGCGCCGGCTGGCATCCAGCTTTACCACCCGGTGCCTAACGCCGCGCAGACCACGCCTGCGCGACGCAACGGCAAGCGCATCGCGGCGGCGGTACGGGCCACGCTGGAGAAAAGCGTGGCCGCCGCCTTGAACGCACCGCGCATCGCCATAGAAAATGTGACGCCGGCTTGCGAGGGTGGCCGCTTCGCGGTACGCCGCGTGCTCGGGGAGCGGGTGGAGGTGGAAGCCGATATCTGGATGGACGGCCATGACAAGCTCGCCGCAGTGCTGCTATGGCGCGGCCCAGGCGAGCAGGATTGGCAGCAATCCGCGCTGGAGCCGGGCGTCAACGATCGCTGGAGCGGCAGCTTCCCACTGCGCGGGCTGGGCAGGCACGAATTCACATTGGAAGCCTGGCGGGATACATTCGCCAGCTGGTGCGACGAGGTCGGCAAGAAGAAGCAGGCGGGCGTGGACGTGACGCTGGAGATCGAGGAAGGCGCGCGCCTAGTAGCCGTGGCGGCGGACACGGCGTCGTCCGACAATGCCGAGATGCACGCCATCGCGACCGACCTGGAGGCCTTGCGCGACAACCCCGGCGGCGATGCGCGTCGGCTGGAGCTGCTGTTATCGCCGCGCACCCGCGCCGCCATGCAGGCTGCCGACCCGCGCGCCTTTGCAACGCGCCACCCGGTAGTGCTGCCAGTAGAGGCGGACCGGCTTACGGCGCGCTTTGCTAGCTGGTACGAACTGTTCCCGCGCTCGCAGAGTGGCGACCCAGGCCGACACGGTACCTTCGACGACGTAATCGCGCGGCTGCCGGCCATCCGCGCCATGGGCTTCGACGTGCTGTACTTCCCACCCATCCATCCCATCGGTCGCACCCATCGCAAGGGCCGCAACAACAGCCTGCGGGCCCAGGCGGGCGACCCGGGCAGCCCCTATGCCATCGGCGCGGCGGAAGGTGGCCACGATGCCATCCACGCGGAACTGGGCACGTTCGATGATTTCCGTCGCTTGCGCGAGGCCGCCGCCGCCGAAGGGCTAGAACTGGCGCTGGACTTCGCCATCCAGTGCTCGCCGGACCATCCGTGGCTGCGCGAGCATCCGGAGTGGTTCGCGTACCGGCCCGACGGCTCGTTGCGCTATGCGGAGAACCCGCCGAAGAAGTACGAGGACATCGTCAACGTCGATTTCTACTGCAAGCCCCCTGCAGCTGCCGCGCTGTGGCTGGCATTGCGGGACGTCGTGGTGTTCTGGGCCGAGCAAGGCGTACGCATCTTCCGCGTAGACAATCCACATACCAAGCCGCTGCCGTTCTGGGAGTGGATGATCGAAGACGTGCGCTCGCGCTTTCCCGATGCACTGTTCCTGGCGGAGGCATTTACACGACCCAAGATGATGGGGCGCCTGGCCAAGCTGGGCTTCAACCAGTCCTATACGTACTTTACCTGGCGGAACCACAAGCGCGAGTTGACCGAGTACATGACCGAACTCACGCAAGGGCCGCTGCGCGAGTTTTTCCGTCCGCATTTCTTCGTTAACACGCCAGACATCAACCCCTACTTCCTGCACGACAGCGGTCGGCCGGGCTTCCTGATCCGGGCCGCACTGGCGACCCTGCTCTCGGGGCTATGGGGCATGTACAGCGGCTTTGAACTATGCGAAGGCACGCCAATGCTGAAAGACGGCGTGCCCAAGGAAGAGTATCTCGACTCCGAGAAGTACCAACTGCGCGTGCGGGACTGGCAGCAACCCGGCAACATCGTTGCGGAGATATCGCGGCTGAACGCGATCCGCGCCAGCCACCCGGCGCTTCAGAACCACCTCGGCTTGCGCTTCTACCACGCCAGCGACGACGCGGTGCTGTACTTCGCCCGCTTCGTGCCGCGAATAACGGGCCCCGCAGGCAGTGCCGAGCGCGCCACCAGCTTCGGCGATGACGTGCTGCTGGCGGCGATCAGCCTGGACCCGCGCGCGGCGCGCGAGTCGGCAATCGAACTCCCCCTGTGGGAATGGGGACTCCCCGACCACGGCGCGCTTGACGTTGAAGACCTGATGCATGGACGCTGCTTTACCTGGCAGGGCAAGAACCAGCATATCCGGCTGGACCCGTATTCGCTGCCGTTTGCCCTGTGGCACGTCCGGCCGCTGCGCGAGAGGCGGGCATGA
- a CDS encoding type 1 glutamine amidotransferase domain-containing protein, with protein MHKNHERFPTPHADDSSTALAGKRVALLVTDMFEQVELTGPRQALQQAGATTVIVAPQDGEVQGAHHAAKADRFSVQAVLAEAQPDDFDAVVLPGGVINADSLRTRPEAQRFIKKIQADGKPIAVICHGAWLLVSAGLVKGRTLTSWPSLADDIRNAGGEWVDREVARDGNWVSSRKPDDIPAFNREMVALFTADESAR; from the coding sequence ATGCACAAGAACCACGAACGCTTCCCGACCCCGCATGCGGATGATTCCTCGACTGCGCTCGCCGGCAAGCGCGTTGCGCTGCTTGTCACTGACATGTTCGAACAGGTCGAACTCACCGGCCCGCGCCAGGCCTTGCAGCAAGCCGGCGCCACCACCGTGATCGTGGCGCCGCAAGACGGCGAAGTCCAGGGTGCGCATCACGCGGCCAAGGCCGACCGTTTCAGCGTGCAGGCCGTGCTCGCCGAGGCACAGCCCGACGATTTCGATGCGGTGGTGCTGCCAGGCGGTGTCATAAACGCGGATAGCTTGCGTACCAGGCCAGAGGCGCAGCGCTTCATCAAGAAAATCCAGGCTGACGGCAAACCGATCGCGGTGATCTGCCACGGTGCATGGCTGTTGGTGTCCGCTGGCCTGGTCAAGGGACGCACCCTGACCAGCTGGCCGTCGCTGGCCGACGATATCCGAAATGCTGGTGGCGAATGGGTGGACCGCGAGGTCGCTCGGGACGGCAACTGGGTCAGCAGCCGCAAACCAGACGACATTCCCGCCTTCAACCGGGAGATGGTGGCTTTGTTCACTGCGGACGAAAGCGCGCGCTAG
- a CDS encoding PIG-L deacetylase family protein — protein sequence MRKPSALVISPHLDDAVFSCGELMAALPGALVITALAGLPPVAMSAPPWDATAGFASARQAVLARREEDRIGLAMLEAQPLWLDYLDGQYGTSPSQAALAEALSAVLLTLTDSLVLAPAGLHHSDHGIVHAACAVVWERDSARPWFFYEDAIHRRTPGALDRQLATWNDAGIVATLAAPSGLRSLPVTKLRKARAVAAYASQYPLFGGEQLADLTAPERYWQWERRHWATARASVTTACA from the coding sequence ATGCGGAAGCCGAGCGCACTGGTCATCTCGCCGCACCTTGACGATGCCGTGTTCAGCTGCGGCGAGCTGATGGCGGCATTACCCGGCGCGCTCGTGATCACGGCGCTGGCGGGCCTGCCGCCCGTCGCCATGTCAGCGCCGCCCTGGGATGCCACCGCAGGCTTTGCCAGCGCCCGCCAGGCGGTACTGGCCCGGCGGGAGGAAGACCGCATTGGACTCGCCATGCTGGAGGCGCAACCACTTTGGCTCGATTACCTCGATGGACAATATGGCACGTCTCCATCGCAGGCAGCATTGGCCGAGGCGCTGTCGGCGGTACTGCTTACACTCACCGATTCGCTCGTACTGGCACCGGCCGGCCTGCATCATAGCGATCACGGCATTGTCCACGCCGCATGCGCGGTGGTCTGGGAACGGGATTCGGCACGGCCTTGGTTTTTCTATGAGGATGCAATTCACCGCCGCACGCCAGGCGCCCTTGACCGCCAACTGGCGACGTGGAACGACGCAGGGATCGTGGCTACGCTTGCGGCACCGTCCGGCTTGCGTTCGCTTCCTGTGACGAAGCTGCGCAAAGCCCGCGCCGTGGCCGCCTACGCCAGCCAGTATCCGCTTTTCGGTGGGGAACAACTGGCCGACCTGACAGCGCCCGAGCGCTACTGGCAGTGGGAGCGCAGACATTGGGCTACGGCGAGAGCATCTGTCACCACGGCGTGCGCCTGA